One Chloroflexota bacterium genomic window carries:
- the rplV gene encoding 50S ribosomal protein L22: MAEYFEVFAIEKYIRMSPRKMRLVADLVRGKRVEDAVGMLKLSPKEAARVIIKAINSAAANATQNYGLTREDLFISTIHADEGPTLKRVKAGARGRYKPILKRGAHIRVGVSEREAKEA; the protein is encoded by the coding sequence ATGGCAGAATATTTTGAAGTATTCGCAATTGAAAAGTACATCCGCATGTCGCCGCGCAAGATGCGCCTCGTCGCCGATTTAGTGCGCGGCAAGCGCGTGGAAGACGCGGTGGGAATGCTCAAGTTGTCGCCGAAGGAAGCCGCGCGCGTCATCATCAAAGCGATCAATTCCGCCGCCGCGAACGCGACGCAGAATTATGGCTTGACCCGTGAAGACTTGTTCATCTCGACGATTCACGCGGACGAGGGTCCCACGCTCAAACGGGTCAAAGCCGGCGCGCGGGGACGCTACAAACCGATTCTGAAACGCGGCGCGCATATCCGCGTGGGCGTATCGGAACGCGAAGCGAAGGAGGCGTAA
- the rpsC gene encoding 30S ribosomal protein S3 — translation MGRKIHPYGFRLGVIKDWRSKWHASDRKVYTDQLEEDREVRKLIRKEVGHAGIADVRIERFPKQVTIYVHTAKPGIIIGRKGASVNVLKKKLEDLTQKKIKLEVIEVTKPEADALLVGESIAQQIEKRISHKRAMKQAVTRAMRAGVGGIRINAGGRLAGSEMARREMIKEGRVPLNTLRADIDFARTEATTTYGKIGIKVWIYKGDIMPEDRQKQLMAQIEAAAARAEAAAGES, via the coding sequence ATGGGACGCAAAATTCATCCGTATGGTTTTCGGCTGGGTGTCATCAAAGACTGGCGTTCCAAGTGGCACGCGTCGGATCGCAAAGTGTACACCGATCAACTCGAGGAAGACCGCGAAGTGCGTAAATTGATTCGCAAAGAAGTCGGTCACGCCGGCATCGCGGACGTACGCATCGAACGCTTTCCCAAGCAGGTCACGATTTACGTGCACACCGCGAAACCGGGGATCATCATCGGTCGCAAGGGCGCGAGTGTGAACGTGCTCAAGAAAAAACTCGAAGACTTGACGCAAAAGAAAATCAAGCTCGAAGTCATCGAAGTGACCAAGCCGGAAGCCGATGCCTTGCTCGTGGGCGAAAGCATCGCGCAACAGATCGAGAAGCGCATCTCGCACAAGCGCGCGATGAAGCAAGCCGTGACGCGCGCGATGCGCGCCGGCGTCGGCGGCATCCGCATCAACGCGGGTGGTCGTCTCGCCGGTTCCGAAATGGCGCGCCGCGAAATGATCAAAGAAGGTCGCGTGCCTCTCAACACGTTGCGCGCCGATATTGATTTCGCGCGCACCGAAGCGACGACGACCTACGGTAAAATTGGAATCAAGGTTTGGATTTACAAGGGCGACATTATGCCCGAAGACCGCCAGAAGCAACTGATGGCGCAGATCGAAGCGGCGGCGGCACGCGCCGAAGCCGCGGCGGGAGAGTCCTAA
- the rplP gene encoding 50S ribosomal protein L16 has translation MLLPKRVKHRKVHRGRMKGKETRGVTLDFGDFGLQAMQPCWMTSRQIEAARRAVVRFVKRGGKLWIRVFPDHSVTIKGAETRMGGGKGAPDHWVAVIKPGRVIFEIAGVKEDMAREAMRLAAYKLPIKTQFISKVEAK, from the coding sequence ATGTTGTTGCCAAAACGTGTCAAACATCGCAAAGTCCATCGCGGGCGAATGAAGGGAAAAGAAACTCGCGGCGTCACGCTCGATTTCGGCGATTTCGGATTGCAGGCAATGCAACCGTGCTGGATGACAAGCCGTCAAATCGAAGCCGCGCGCCGCGCCGTCGTCCGTTTCGTCAAGCGCGGCGGCAAGTTGTGGATTCGCGTGTTTCCCGATCACTCGGTGACGATCAAAGGCGCGGAGACGCGCATGGGTGGCGGTAAGGGTGCGCCCGATCACTGGGTCGCCGTCATCAAACCTGGTCGCGTGATTTTTGAAATCGCCGGCGTGAAGGAAGATATGGCGCGCGAAGCGATGCGCCTCGCGGCATACAAGTTGCCCATCAAGACGCAATTTATTTCGAAAGTGGAGGCGAAGTGA
- the rpmC gene encoding 50S ribosomal protein L29, giving the protein MDASQLRGMDNAALQKQVDDLYQEMFNLRFQRAAGQLPNFNRLQQVRREIARVKTVLRERARQEAKA; this is encoded by the coding sequence ATGGACGCGAGTCAACTTCGCGGAATGGACAATGCCGCGCTACAAAAGCAGGTGGACGATTTGTATCAGGAAATGTTCAACCTGCGCTTTCAACGTGCGGCGGGTCAATTACCGAATTTTAATCGTTTACAGCAAGTGCGGCGCGAGATCGCGCGCGTCAAGACCGTTTTGCGCGAACGTGCACGCCAGGAGGCAAAGGCGTAA
- the rpsQ gene encoding 30S ribosomal protein S17: MTRKTQRKVMQGRVIVDKTAKTVVVQVEESRRHPLYGKVVSTTRRFVAHNEDPLAKRGDWVKITEARPLSRTKRWRVSEIVQRGEIVEQIVEKELESLREKEEADRAARQVEEERRAAERLAKLAGEDEVSGGEG, encoded by the coding sequence ATGACACGCAAAACGCAACGCAAAGTGATGCAGGGTCGCGTCATCGTGGACAAGACCGCCAAGACGGTCGTCGTCCAAGTCGAGGAAAGCCGACGCCATCCCCTCTACGGCAAAGTCGTCTCGACGACGCGGCGCTTCGTGGCGCACAACGAAGACCCGCTCGCCAAGCGCGGCGACTGGGTCAAGATTACGGAAGCGCGACCGCTCTCGCGTACCAAACGATGGCGCGTCAGCGAAATCGTACAACGCGGTGAGATCGTCGAGCAAATCGTCGAGAAAGAATTGGAATCGTTGCGCGAGAAAGAAGAAGCCGATCGCGCCGCGCGCCAGGTGGAAGAAGAACGCCGCGCCGCGGAACGTCTGGCGAAATTAGCGGGCGAGGATGAGGTGAGTGGAGGTGAGGGATGA
- the rplN gene encoding 50S ribosomal protein L14, whose protein sequence is MIQATTRLKVADNTGAREIMCIRVMGGSRRRTGAVVDIIIAAVKSAIPTSPIKKGEVVRAVIVRTTKEYGRADGSYIRFDDNAAVILEGDSTNPKGTRIFGPVARELRDKGYMKIVSLAPEVL, encoded by the coding sequence ATGATTCAAGCAACCACTCGCTTGAAGGTCGCCGATAACACGGGCGCACGCGAAATCATGTGCATCCGTGTCATGGGCGGCTCGCGACGGCGCACTGGCGCGGTGGTCGACATCATCATCGCCGCCGTCAAATCGGCGATTCCCACCAGCCCGATCAAAAAGGGCGAAGTGGTGCGCGCGGTGATCGTCCGCACGACGAAAGAGTACGGTCGCGCCGACGGCTCGTACATCCGCTTCGATGACAACGCGGCGGTCATTCTCGAAGGCGATTCGACCAACCCCAAGGGGACGCGTATTTTCGGTCCCGTTGCGCGTGAACTGCGCGACAAGGGGTATATGAAAATCGTTTCGCTCGCGCCCGAAGTGCTGTAA
- a CDS encoding 50S ribosomal protein L24: MNKIRKGDTVQVIAGNDKGKRGEVHAVMPKKNQLIIAGIKMVKKHQKRTGDVRTQTGIIEREAPVNVSNVLPVCKHCGKAARMAVKTFEDGTKSRMCTKCGEVN; this comes from the coding sequence ATGAACAAGATTCGCAAAGGCGATACGGTGCAAGTGATCGCCGGGAACGATAAAGGCAAGCGCGGCGAAGTGCATGCGGTTATGCCGAAGAAAAACCAGTTGATCATCGCTGGCATTAAAATGGTTAAAAAGCATCAGAAACGCACGGGCGATGTGCGAACTCAAACCGGAATTATCGAACGCGAAGCGCCGGTCAACGTGTCGAATGTTTTGCCGGTGTGCAAACACTGCGGCAAAGCCGCCCGTATGGCGGTCAAGACGTTTGAAGACGGCACGAAATCGCGCATGTGCACCAAGTGCGGTGAAGTGAACTAG
- the rplE gene encoding 50S ribosomal protein L5, protein MAKPEQGKPAEGKKAPKGAPAKAPEAKGGKAAEGKRPKSAAPPRLKLLYREQILPALMKEFQYSNVMQAPRLQKIIVNIGVGEAIGNAKTLDGAVKDMTLITGQKPIVTKAKKSIATFKLREGMPIGVKVTLRGDNMYFFLDRLMNIALPRTRDFRGVPREAFDGRGNYTLGLREQLIFPEIDYDTIDKVRGMEICIVTSAKNDDEARRMLQLLGMPFRAP, encoded by the coding sequence ATGGCAAAGCCAGAGCAAGGCAAGCCAGCAGAAGGCAAAAAAGCACCCAAGGGCGCACCGGCTAAAGCGCCCGAAGCGAAAGGCGGCAAAGCCGCGGAAGGCAAGCGTCCCAAATCGGCGGCGCCCCCGCGTTTGAAACTGCTCTATCGCGAACAAATTCTGCCGGCGTTGATGAAAGAATTTCAGTACAGCAATGTGATGCAAGCGCCCCGGCTCCAGAAAATCATCGTGAACATCGGCGTGGGTGAAGCCATCGGCAACGCCAAGACGCTCGACGGCGCGGTCAAGGACATGACCTTGATTACCGGTCAGAAACCGATCGTGACCAAGGCGAAGAAATCCATCGCGACGTTCAAACTACGCGAGGGGATGCCGATTGGTGTCAAGGTCACTCTGCGCGGCGACAACATGTATTTCTTTTTGGATCGTCTGATGAACATTGCGCTGCCGCGCACGCGCGATTTTCGCGGCGTGCCGCGCGAAGCATTCGACGGTCGCGGCAACTATACGCTCGGCTTGCGCGAGCAGTTGATCTTTCCCGAAATTGACTATGATACGATTGACAAGGTGCGCGGCATGGAAATCTGCATCGTCACTTCGGCGAAAAATGATGACGAAGCGCGACGGATGTTGCAATTGCTGGGCATGCCGTTCCGAGCGCCGTAA
- a CDS encoding type Z 30S ribosomal protein S14 codes for MAKKSMINRELHRKYKERVRNRCRMCGRSRGYMRRFNLCRICFRKEALEGHLPGVTKSSW; via the coding sequence GTGGCAAAAAAATCAATGATCAATCGCGAACTGCATCGCAAGTACAAAGAACGCGTGCGTAATCGTTGTCGGATGTGCGGTCGCTCGCGCGGCTATATGCGCCGCTTTAATTTGTGCCGCATTTGTTTCCGCAAGGAAGCGCTCGAAGGACACCTTCCCGGCGTGACCAAGTCCAGTTGGTAA
- the rpsH gene encoding 30S ribosomal protein S8, with protein sequence MTNDPIADMLARLSNAAAVRHPQVLMPASKMRVAIARILKDEGYIERLEITKEKPQAMLKVWLRYDQNKKPILSGVRRISKPGRRVYAGKLDVPWVRHGLGVAIVSTTRGVMTGVRAKREGLGGEILCYVW encoded by the coding sequence ATGACAAACGATCCCATTGCTGATATGCTCGCCCGATTAAGTAATGCCGCGGCTGTTCGACATCCGCAAGTCTTGATGCCCGCGTCGAAAATGCGCGTGGCGATCGCGCGGATCTTGAAAGACGAAGGGTACATCGAACGCCTCGAAATTACCAAAGAGAAACCGCAGGCGATGCTCAAAGTGTGGTTGCGCTACGATCAGAACAAAAAGCCGATCCTGAGCGGAGTGCGTCGCATCTCGAAACCGGGACGTCGTGTGTATGCCGGCAAGTTGGACGTGCCCTGGGTGCGTCACGGTCTGGGTGTGGCGATTGTTTCGACCACGCGCGGCGTGATGACCGGCGTGCGCGCCAAACGTGAAGGGCTGGGCGGCGAAATTTTGTGCTACGTGTGGTAA
- the rplF gene encoding 50S ribosomal protein L6: MSRVGKKPVVIPVGVQVNVNGTTVNVKGPKGELTQTFHPEMKIAVEKAQVNVATPEGDTLDAMHGLTRALIHNMVVGVTEGYKRNLEIEGVGYRAELQGKNVVLSLGLSHQVTVEPPAGITFTVDKSQRVLTIEGPDRQTVGEVASKIRSTRPPEPYKGKGIHYAGEKVRRKAGKAGKAGAK; the protein is encoded by the coding sequence ATGTCGCGAGTAGGTAAAAAGCCCGTCGTCATTCCGGTCGGCGTACAAGTCAACGTGAATGGCACAACGGTCAACGTGAAGGGACCCAAGGGAGAACTGACGCAGACGTTCCATCCCGAGATGAAAATCGCGGTCGAAAAAGCGCAAGTGAACGTGGCAACGCCCGAAGGCGACACGCTTGACGCGATGCACGGTTTGACGCGCGCATTGATTCACAACATGGTCGTCGGCGTGACCGAGGGCTATAAACGCAATTTGGAAATCGAAGGCGTCGGTTATCGCGCTGAATTGCAAGGCAAGAACGTGGTCTTGTCGCTCGGTCTCTCGCACCAAGTGACTGTTGAACCGCCAGCCGGGATTACATTTACGGTGGACAAGAGTCAGCGTGTGTTGACAATTGAAGGTCCCGATCGCCAAACGGTCGGCGAAGTCGCTTCCAAGATTCGCTCGACGCGTCCGCCCGAACCGTACAAGGGCAAAGGCATTCATTATGCGGGCGAAAAAGTTCGCCGCAAAGCCGGCAAAGCAGGCAAAGCCGGCGCCAAGTAG
- a CDS encoding 50S ribosomal protein L18 has protein sequence MKTLKTQARRERRQRRVRAKVQGTAARPRLNVFRSARHIFAQIIDDAQGHTLTAASTLDADLRAKAKELKKQDEAKATGKLLAQRALALGLKQVVFDRGGFQYTGRVKALADGAREGGLEF, from the coding sequence ATGAAGACATTGAAAACACAAGCGCGCCGCGAGCGTCGGCAACGCCGTGTGCGCGCCAAAGTCCAGGGTACCGCCGCGCGTCCGCGCTTGAACGTCTTTCGCAGCGCGCGCCACATTTTCGCGCAAATCATTGACGACGCGCAAGGGCACACGCTTACCGCCGCGTCCACGCTCGATGCGGATTTGCGCGCCAAAGCGAAAGAATTGAAAAAGCAAGACGAAGCCAAAGCGACCGGCAAGTTGCTCGCGCAACGCGCCCTCGCGCTCGGCTTGAAGCAAGTCGTGTTCGATCGGGGCGGCTTTCAGTACACCGGTCGCGTCAAGGCGCTCGCCGATGGCGCGCGTGAAGGCGGATTGGAATTCTAA